One Nitrospirota bacterium genomic region harbors:
- a CDS encoding helix-turn-helix domain-containing protein: MLSRKLLNVKEVSGYTGLAPDTIYTMVSQRRIPHVKLGRLVKFDLELLDKWLKQQTVMPMPSK; the protein is encoded by the coding sequence ATGTTATCAAGAAAACTTTTAAACGTGAAAGAAGTAAGCGGCTATACCGGATTGGCCCCTGACACCATCTACACGATGGTCAGCCAGAGGCGGATTCCCCATGTGAAACTGGGGCGGTTGGTCAAGTTCGATCTGGAGTTGTTGGACAAGTGGCTCAAGCAACAAACAGTCATGCCGATGCCCTCAAAATGA
- a CDS encoding helix-turn-helix transcriptional regulator — protein MAEHGPMLRLREIREGKGVSLRALKKASGVAVSSLAQFEAGKGDPQLSTLRRLAKALSVTVAELIGEQSIKKKGG, from the coding sequence ATGGCAGAACATGGCCCGATGCTACGGTTACGGGAAATTCGAGAAGGAAAGGGGGTGAGTTTACGGGCGCTCAAGAAAGCGTCCGGTGTGGCGGTGTCCTCGTTGGCACAGTTTGAAGCAGGGAAAGGGGACCCGCAATTGAGCACGTTGCGGAGGTTGGCGAAGGCTCTCAGCGTGACCGTAGCAGAGTTGATAGGGGAACAGTCCATTAAGAAGAAAGGGGGCTGA